The following are from one region of the Oreochromis aureus strain Israel breed Guangdong linkage group 1, ZZ_aureus, whole genome shotgun sequence genome:
- the bcl2l10 gene encoding bcl-2-like protein 10 isoform X2 → MKFCGLWKETLLLAEDYLSFCCTSPHQAPPPPSESAAAMRRLGWDIERQHQARFDNLAQTFLVQCGPDHCLSLRKVMKELVGDGHLNWGRVVSLFAFTGVLARKILEQKPGLDPGQQQELGQEPMSCRRLAETIADYLGEEKKDWLLDNDGWEGFCKFSRSAREVSQDSSMKKALFAAAGVGLAGLTFLLVR, encoded by the exons ATGAAATTCTGTGGGCTGTGGAAAGAGACCCTGCTTTTGGCCGAGGACTACCTGTCCTTTTGCTGCACGAGTCCACATCAAGCCCCTCCACCTCCCAGCGAATCAGCCGCTGCCATGAGGCGTCTGGGCTGGGACATCGAAAGACAGCACCAAGCTCGCTTCGACAACCTCGCTCAGACCTTCCTGGTGCAGTGTGGGCCGGACCACTGCCTCAGCCTCAGAAAGGTGATGAAGGAGCTGGTTGGAGATGGACACTTGAACTGGGGGAGGGTTGTTTCTCTTTTTGCCTTTACTGGAGTGCTGGCCAGAAAGATCctggagcagaagccggggctGGACCCTGGGCAACAGCAGGAACTGGGACAGGAGCCCATGAGCTGCAGAAGGCTGGCAGAGACCATAGCTGATTACCTGGGAGAAGAGAAGAAAGACTGGCTGTTGGATAATGATGGATGG GAAGGCTTCTGTAAGTTCTCCCGCAGTGCCAGAGAAGTGAGCCAGGACTCATCCATGAAGAAAGCGCTGTTTGCTGCCGCCGGTGTCGGCCTTGCTGGGCTTACCTTCCTCTTGGTGCGCTAG
- the bcl2l10 gene encoding bcl-2-like protein 10 isoform X1 — MSRGGVTHSLSAEGKTQLYRRSPSAVCMCREQSDIAGRKMKFCGLWKETLLLAEDYLSFCCTSPHQAPPPPSESAAAMRRLGWDIERQHQARFDNLAQTFLVQCGPDHCLSLRKVMKELVGDGHLNWGRVVSLFAFTGVLARKILEQKPGLDPGQQQELGQEPMSCRRLAETIADYLGEEKKDWLLDNDGWEGFCKFSRSAREVSQDSSMKKALFAAAGVGLAGLTFLLVR; from the exons ATGTCGAGAGGCGGAGTCACACATTCTCTATCAGCTGAAGGGAAGACTCAACTGTACCGACGCTCTCCTTCCGCCGTCTGTATGTGCAGAGAGCAGTCTGATATCGCTGGGAGG AAAATGAAATTCTGTGGGCTGTGGAAAGAGACCCTGCTTTTGGCCGAGGACTACCTGTCCTTTTGCTGCACGAGTCCACATCAAGCCCCTCCACCTCCCAGCGAATCAGCCGCTGCCATGAGGCGTCTGGGCTGGGACATCGAAAGACAGCACCAAGCTCGCTTCGACAACCTCGCTCAGACCTTCCTGGTGCAGTGTGGGCCGGACCACTGCCTCAGCCTCAGAAAGGTGATGAAGGAGCTGGTTGGAGATGGACACTTGAACTGGGGGAGGGTTGTTTCTCTTTTTGCCTTTACTGGAGTGCTGGCCAGAAAGATCctggagcagaagccggggctGGACCCTGGGCAACAGCAGGAACTGGGACAGGAGCCCATGAGCTGCAGAAGGCTGGCAGAGACCATAGCTGATTACCTGGGAGAAGAGAAGAAAGACTGGCTGTTGGATAATGATGGATGG GAAGGCTTCTGTAAGTTCTCCCGCAGTGCCAGAGAAGTGAGCCAGGACTCATCCATGAAGAAAGCGCTGTTTGCTGCCGCCGGTGTCGGCCTTGCTGGGCTTACCTTCCTCTTGGTGCGCTAG